TAGCGGGTCGGGTCAGACCGGGTCCATACCCGCTTGGATGGTATTGGGTTGCAGCCCTACTAGCAGAGGTAACTGCAGCTCTTAAAGCAATCAATTTTGGTCTTGACTTGGGAATGAAAAAAGCAATATTAGAATGGGATTCCAAAATAGTTGTTAATGCAATTCAGCATCAGAGTAAGGATGAAAGCTATTTTGGAATGCTAATGTCTAATATCCAGACAACCATGGCGAGATATGAAAATTGTAGCTTCTTTCACATATGTCGGGAAGGCAATGTAATGGCACACAGGTTAGGCAGGGATGCTCTATGTCAAACAGAATGTATTGTGGACATAGAAAATCGTCCTAGCTGTTTGATGTATTTGTAATAGTGAAAGTTATAAATGAatgagagttaaaaaaaaaaaaaaaaatcttctcttTTTTAGATTGAAACATAAAAATGTTCTCATCTGTGACTAGCACAAAAACTTGTTcattaacagaaaataatttgtgcacaaaaataataactgaataaaaatgtctgatattttctttatacaattatattcttggtgttttggtctttttttattattattatttttttattttaaccaaaagtattttttggcGTATTTGTTGCTTGAAAAATCCTACtcattatatttatactatacactgtatataatttttaaatttattcttttattaaatgtatAGTGTATAAATAATGACTAagagaatttaattagtttaaaaataaaaaaataataaatttgatatatgatatatgatatgtgaaaatgatgaataataaaattttgtgttgCCCAGTATTTTCAGGGGAGACACATTAACTATtggttgcatttggatgttgtaGTGAGTTAAATAGATAGAGTGAGTTATATGGAAtctatttaaaatgagtttaagtgTGTTTGAATGTTCAGATAAGttcaatactatttatagaaaattaaaaatgattgtgGGTCCTacgtataaaaatatgttaagttgaaaaagattgtgagtttCACATGTAATGAGATTTttgattaagataaatttaataatttaaaagttaagtatttaaatattagattcagcttaaaattagagtGAAGTGAATTAATAGTAACCAAACGGGCCTTAATCTGACGACTCGGAACGATTCAAAACATGCAACGAGGTTTGCTCGTTTACTTGGCTCAGAGTCTTCGCGAGCCTCGATTTCAACGTCAGCGTGCAATTTGGGTCATTTCGAGTCTTTCGTTTGAAGCTAAtatggttttaaattagattttttgcTCTTTCGTTAAGCCTCTGCCCTTTTCATGTTGGTCGGTATAATTTGAAGGCTAATTCAAGTCTGATCGTGAATTAGGgttttcttgttcttgcaaAAAAAAGGGGTTTTGGGTCTGAAAATCGGATTTTGGGGGTGTCAGAATGGAGAAGAGCGATTCATTCAAGTATTATCAGCCATCAGAGAAAGAGTCCCAGAATTCATGGAACGCGGGTTTCGGTCTCAGCGTGAGCGATCGGAGATTGGCGTTTTCGCGCCAAGCTTCATTTGACCAAGCGCGGGAGCCTCACACGCCGGTTTCGATCAATCTGAACGACCCGGAAAAGCCTCTGCTTGCTCGGAGCGTTTCGAGCATAGACATTCCGACTGGGCCCTTCTACTCTTTAGATGAAAGCAATAAGTATTCTGGTGAAGGAAACGGATCGGCCCAGAAATTCTCGTTTTTGTCGTTTGTATTTTCGATTTTGCGGATCATGAGGTCCGGAAACAGGTACATGAAGAGATTGTTCGTGATGATTTCGCTTAACGTGGCGTATTCAACCGCAGAGTTAGTTATCGGGCTGTTTACGGGCCGTGTAGGTGAGAACCCCTCGTTGCCTTCGTATTGTGATTTCTATATGATTATTCTGCGTTCTATAGCGGATTATTTACACACTCGATACGTGTATATCATGATCCTATAAgctttgattttccttttgccTAAAACCCCAGTTAGAAGACATAGGGGAAGTAAAATAAAACCACAATTTGGGTTCTTCTGTCGCTACTCGGCAGCTCACTTCTTTTGTTTCCACGAATTTGGGTCCTTTCAAGAGGGAGGATACCTTTCAAGAGTCGGTTAACCTTCACATCCCTAATCCAAGTATCGCAAAAGCTATTATTTACTGTAAGCATAATTGTTTCATATATACTTGGTAACTTGATCCTTTTTTTGGGTCCGTAAATTGGAATACAACTAGTTAGTAAGCTTTATTGGAGTGATAATATCTGCTGATTTGAAATTTCGTTATTCTCTTTTAGTTTATGACTTTACCTCTAAGTTTTCcccgtgttttttttttttaatattaatgtacTTTTGTGTTGGTTGCCGGTGTCTTCTCAGGTTTAGTCTCCGACGCCTTTCATTTAACATTTGGCTGTGGCCTATTGACATTTTCATTGTTTGCAATGGCTACCTCAAGAAAACAGCCTGATAGAGTTTACACTTATGGGTGAGATAAGAAACTGTCCTCATTGCAATAAAATGAAACCGGATTTATCTTTGAATTTGGTTGAATAAATACAATTTTGTCACTTTGTCAATTTACATTGCTCTAGTTCTTCATTTGGGTTGTCGTTtctagttgttttttttattattataacagttcactctctctcttgtaaaaaaaaaaaaactctctttcATCCCAAAATCCTTGTCTCCCCGGGAAATATGTATATTCTGGAAATGCATTAGATTGTGTTCACATGATTTCATTTAAACTACTAATAATGTTTATAGGCATGAGTTTGAATATTCGTACTTCTTCTCTATTTCAGGTACAAGAGGCTAGAAGCATTGTCTGCTTTTACAAATGCTGTAAGTATCTGGCATCACCCATTTCATCGCTATTATTGCATAATcatatgagaaaaagaaaatcattatgACCTAATATGATGCTTTGTAAAATCAAAGTATCGAGGGCACTTCAATTTCTGAATCATGTTGACTCTATTTTGGGCACTGATACTGATTTTAAATTTCTGTAATATTCCAAAGCCGCCATCATCTTTGAATATTTCCTGTCTGTCCTAAATGCTAAGTTTGTGTTTTGAGCGcgttttatattattaaatttgatTTAGAATGGAAAGAGGTGGAGATTTAATGAAACAAATCTGGAAATCATTTCTTCTTTGATAggtaaacaataattttattaaaaaaggtaaggcatagcccaagtacatgggtCGTATACAAGTGGTGGAAGTCTTTTCACATAACATGTacttatgtttgattttttttaaaaagaaaatcacagcAATGATAGTATATGCCATAGTAAGTTTCCTTTTAGGCAGATATTTGGTTGTTCCCAGTTTCTGTCTTCATGAAGAAGTCTCCTTTGTTGTTCTTTCCTCTGtccgtctctctctcacacacacatattaaatttcatattattttttaaaattgaattggcatcaaaatattaatcaatttatgaaagaaaaatacactTGACACCCACTAACTACTAGGCATTTTGCACTTTGCATCCTAAACTATTAATACTGACACATTATTTTGGCTAACATGCGGATACTTCAATTCTGCTGCTTGTTTAGACAgctgtttcttttgtttatgtCATTCTCCTTAGCTGTGGAAGGACTTCATGCTTTCATCCAAGATGAGTCTGAGCACAAGTAAGTTGATCAtgcggattttttttttataagtatcatGCAGACTTTGAATGATCCAGAtggtctattttatttaataatcttTATTGCACTGGGTTATTGGAGAATTTAGTTATCTTTGTATGACGTTTTTATATCAGCTAATGTGTATGTAGTTACTAGGTTCTGACCATAGGTTTTATATccattttttcccttaaatCATCTGGTGTGAACTCATATAACTCGAATGATGTGGTTTACTGTCTTTTAGGGCTCTTTAGTTTAACAGATGaggcatttgattttttttgagaaaaacagATGAGGCATTTGAGAGCCCTTTTACGCTAATTCATGTTCTGCCAGGACATCTTCACTTTCATTCCATTATTGTTCAAAATTTCTGCaatagtgttttttatttttatttttatttttttataggtcaaAATTTATGCAATATTGAAATGTGATGTAGCTTGTCTTTAGATACACTGATACAGAATAATGTAATCTCTTTCTATGGAATTGTTGCAGTGATTTTGTCGTGATATTACTATCAACTTGTagtcatttttcattttgatcatcatcacatgattttattttggaatgtcTCGTGATCCAATGGTTGCTTACTGATATTCATCCTTATTTTTCCTGCTTctgtttttctcttctattttgttCTTTCTATAATGGCTGCTATATCATCGTTTGCTCATAGGCATTACTTAATTGTTTCGGCGGTGACAAATTTATTGGTGAATCTTATTGGTGTTTGGTTCTTCCGGAATTATGCTCGCATAAACCTTGGTAAGTCTACAGTTTAAGTTGTTTATTACTTGAGCCATACTGGTTCAGTTTGTCTTAGTTACATAGAGATGCATATATTCCCATAAGAATTTTCgtgtttatattattaaatatttatgtgcTTTGTTGTGATGTTATAACTTTAATTATATTTGCCTGTGTATCAATGTGATAGGTTCAAAAAACTCTATGCTGTGTCTCTGGCATACATAAACTAGCATTTATTCTTGGAACCATTATATGCTGTGTGTTTTGGTTTGAGACTGGTACAAAGTGTATGACATGGGCGTTTAAATGAACCAAACAGTTCCATATGCATGCCTCTGTGTCTTCAATAGGTCTGTTCTTATGTAGTTTGACCATCTATTTGATT
This genomic interval from Juglans regia cultivar Chandler chromosome 3, Walnut 2.0, whole genome shotgun sequence contains the following:
- the LOC109011592 gene encoding metal tolerance protein C2; translated protein: MEKSDSFKYYQPSEKESQNSWNAGFGLSVSDRRLAFSRQASFDQAREPHTPVSINLNDPEKPLLARSVSSIDIPTGPFYSLDESNKYSGEGNGSAQKFSFLSFVFSILRIMRSGNRYMKRLFVMISLNVAYSTAELVIGLFTGRVGLVSDAFHLTFGCGLLTFSLFAMATSRKQPDRVYTYGYKRLEALSAFTNALFLLFMSFSLAVEGLHAFIQDESEHKHYLIVSAVTNLLVNLIGVWFFRNYARINLVYRNAEDMNYHSVCLHVLADSIRSAGLILASWLLSLGVQNAEVLCLGLVSVAVFMLVMPLFKASGGILLQMAPPRIPTSALSKCWRQITAREDVVEIAQARFWEFVPGHVVGSVSIQVKKGMDDRTTLQFVHGLYHDLGVQNLTVQTDDV